In Fluviicola taffensis DSM 16823, the following are encoded in one genomic region:
- a CDS encoding porin family protein, giving the protein MKALIIIISILFLSTKCFTIHAQEKKERIHPFEERKFTHSIVFGLNIGAMSPTSLPANIRKINKYDPQFCPSFGYEMLHHITPKWSIGFSAKIDYKGMSITDSVAYYRVSIEQEKNGQTSKFEGDFTGTNYTKARNVYFNLPVYAVFIPNKQWYYRLGGYIAYRWEGKFEGSVSNGYIRNGNSLGEKVIIDHADFDFSDQQGKWDLGIDAGAGVFIGKRWSVQANLQWGLKPVFPSDFTGLSFKMYNIFANVGAALRIL; this is encoded by the coding sequence ATGAAAGCACTAATAATTATAATTAGCATCTTATTTCTTTCTACCAAATGCTTCACTATCCATGCTCAGGAAAAGAAGGAAAGAATACATCCTTTTGAAGAAAGAAAATTTACGCATAGTATCGTTTTCGGGCTGAATATTGGAGCGATGTCTCCCACATCTCTTCCTGCAAATATTCGAAAAATCAACAAATACGATCCGCAATTCTGTCCTTCCTTCGGATACGAAATGTTACATCACATTACCCCTAAATGGAGTATAGGATTCAGTGCAAAAATTGATTACAAAGGAATGTCAATAACAGATAGTGTGGCTTATTATCGTGTCTCCATCGAGCAGGAAAAGAATGGTCAAACGTCCAAATTTGAAGGCGATTTCACGGGAACTAATTATACCAAAGCCCGCAATGTTTATTTTAACTTACCTGTTTATGCTGTATTTATTCCGAATAAACAATGGTATTACAGACTTGGAGGTTACATCGCATACAGATGGGAAGGGAAATTTGAAGGAAGTGTTTCTAACGGTTATATCCGAAATGGAAATTCTTTAGGTGAAAAAGTCATTATCGATCATGCTGATTTCGATTTCTCTGATCAACAAGGTAAATGGGATTTGGGGATTGATGCTGGAGCTGGGGTTTTCATTGGAAAACGCTGGAGTGTTCAAGCTAATCTTCAATGGGGATTGAAACCTGTATTTCCTTCTGATTTTACAGGACTGAGTTTCAAAATGTATAATATCTTTGCAAATGTAGGGGCTGCTTTACGAATACTCTAA
- a CDS encoding tetratricopeptide repeat-containing sensor histidine kinase, with product MILSHFKFFQRKKFKLLVLLVFVQLTCNAQEKDRDTNVWIAIFKNNPDFVKKSIATQNLAKYYNYYYQPKRGIYWAKKGLPIVKKTEVDSILWRHYDYLASLYDADLDYNQSIHCMLLSLELKKKAKRWKLVAGTYNDLGVVYGEKSDFVTQANYYYKTKKIYDQIGNVEDITSINMNIAGTYYKQGFYQKSLDGYKKEIPTLKKHKFWFNLYIGYSYIANCYGKLKQQDSAFHYALLNTKLSIQMKDDISSFESWGRVAYFCSEFDHFQDYSKAIDSVIFYSKKISYEEIDWSDYYNSLGTYEVKITHNYSKALENYQKSLAISKNRSNKTTELETLLLISKCYENSGDYKRAQETMREAYSLKESILTNESRSKIAEMQTRYETGKKEAQIKILNKENKLKQQTTYFLFGGLALLAFIIISLIRNNKLKQKNNKKLSNLNDALDEANQSKVKLFSILSHDLRSPVSGLYTYLQLLKMAPTKMNPEFRLLKEEQLANNIENLLNTMEDLLIWSKSQMDSFTPEKKTLSLTELLQCVLKIYKPSITQKEITLILPEDDFSFYSDENILQTVFRNILSNAIKHTPEHGNIRISWESEDQKSRILFFNSGIPIQDLESTKIFDWNQINSQNSGYGLKISHMLAEKVNIHIFANPVSEGTLFTVEIRNLTSKT from the coding sequence ATGATTCTATCACATTTCAAGTTTTTTCAGAGAAAGAAATTTAAACTTCTAGTTTTACTTGTATTTGTTCAACTTACTTGCAACGCACAAGAAAAGGATCGGGATACCAATGTGTGGATTGCTATATTCAAAAACAACCCGGATTTTGTTAAAAAAAGTATCGCAACCCAAAATCTAGCCAAATATTACAATTACTATTACCAACCGAAACGAGGAATTTACTGGGCAAAAAAAGGGCTTCCTATTGTTAAAAAAACCGAGGTTGATTCTATTTTATGGAGACACTATGATTATTTGGCGAGTTTGTACGATGCCGATTTAGACTATAATCAATCCATTCACTGCATGCTTCTTTCACTCGAATTGAAGAAAAAAGCGAAGAGATGGAAACTTGTTGCCGGAACATATAATGACTTGGGAGTTGTTTACGGAGAAAAATCCGATTTCGTAACTCAAGCAAATTACTACTACAAAACCAAAAAGATTTACGATCAGATTGGGAATGTGGAAGATATCACAAGTATCAACATGAACATTGCTGGTACGTATTACAAACAGGGGTTTTATCAGAAATCACTGGATGGATATAAGAAAGAGATTCCTACTTTGAAAAAGCATAAATTCTGGTTTAACCTATACATTGGGTATTCCTATATTGCCAATTGCTATGGAAAATTAAAACAGCAAGATTCGGCCTTTCATTATGCTTTGCTCAATACAAAGCTTTCCATTCAAATGAAAGATGACATTAGTAGTTTTGAATCTTGGGGAAGAGTAGCCTACTTCTGTAGTGAATTTGATCACTTTCAAGATTATTCAAAAGCAATTGATAGTGTAATCTTTTATTCGAAGAAAATCAGTTATGAAGAAATTGATTGGAGTGATTATTACAACAGTCTCGGAACGTATGAAGTAAAAATAACTCACAATTACTCGAAAGCGCTTGAAAACTATCAAAAATCGCTCGCTATTTCGAAGAATCGCTCCAATAAAACTACAGAACTAGAAACCCTACTTCTCATTTCCAAATGCTATGAAAATTCAGGCGATTACAAGCGTGCTCAGGAAACCATGCGAGAAGCATATTCACTGAAAGAATCGATTCTTACCAATGAAAGCCGGTCAAAAATAGCAGAAATGCAAACCCGATATGAAACCGGAAAAAAGGAAGCTCAAATCAAGATTTTGAACAAAGAAAACAAGCTCAAACAACAAACAACCTATTTTCTATTTGGAGGATTGGCTTTACTTGCTTTTATCATCATTAGCTTAATTAGAAACAACAAACTGAAACAAAAAAACAACAAAAAACTATCTAATTTGAATGATGCTTTGGATGAAGCAAATCAGAGTAAAGTAAAATTATTCAGCATTCTGAGTCATGATTTGAGAAGTCCGGTGAGTGGTTTGTACACTTATCTGCAATTGCTAAAGATGGCTCCCACAAAAATGAATCCCGAGTTTAGATTGCTAAAAGAAGAACAATTGGCGAATAATATTGAGAATCTGCTAAACACGATGGAAGATTTGTTGATTTGGAGTAAATCGCAAATGGATTCATTTACCCCCGAAAAGAAAACGCTTTCACTGACCGAATTACTCCAATGCGTATTGAAAATCTATAAACCATCTATTACCCAAAAAGAAATTACCCTTATTTTACCCGAAGATGACTTTTCGTTTTATTCCGATGAAAACATTTTACAAACTGTCTTTCGAAACATCCTCTCAAACGCCATAAAACATACCCCTGAACATGGAAATATTCGAATTTCTTGGGAAAGTGAGGATCAAAAATCAAGAATCTTATTTTTCAATTCAGGAATACCAATTCAAGATCTAGAGTCAACAAAAATTTTTGATTGGAACCAAATAAACAGCCAAAATTCAGGATACGGATTAAAAATATCTCACATGTTAGCTGAAAAAGTCAATATCCATATTTTTGCAAATCCAGTTTCCGAAGGTACACTTTTCACGGTAGAAATTCGAAATTTAACCTCAAAAACCTGA
- a CDS encoding DUF3050 domain-containing protein has translation MISTQINQLQKNLDSIRFEIVNHPSYQAIQSIEDIRIFMEHHIYAVWDFMSLLKALQNELTCTQVPWFPVGSAEVRYLINEIVCGEESDLASADDVKKGDGIRKSHFELYLDAMAQTGASRTGIDALFSHIHSGKTVEEAIETVSIPESAKQFLRFTFEVIATRKPHIIAAVFTFGREDLIPNMFHSIVSDLNSKFPTELATFKFYLDRHIEIDGDHHGHLALQMVSELCGDDAEKWKEAEKYSLKSLEMRKHLWDGVFDEIKKHQLV, from the coding sequence ATGATTAGTACGCAAATAAACCAGCTTCAAAAAAATCTGGATTCCATTCGTTTCGAAATAGTTAATCATCCAAGCTACCAAGCAATTCAATCCATTGAAGATATTCGCATATTTATGGAACATCATATTTATGCCGTTTGGGATTTCATGTCTTTATTGAAAGCTTTACAGAATGAATTAACCTGCACTCAAGTTCCTTGGTTTCCGGTTGGATCGGCAGAAGTACGCTACCTCATCAATGAAATTGTTTGTGGAGAAGAATCGGATTTAGCTTCCGCGGATGATGTAAAAAAGGGAGATGGAATTCGCAAAAGTCATTTTGAATTGTATTTGGATGCGATGGCACAAACAGGTGCTTCTCGCACCGGAATTGATGCGCTTTTCAGTCATATTCATTCTGGAAAAACGGTAGAAGAAGCAATTGAAACTGTATCGATTCCAGAATCTGCTAAGCAATTTTTGCGGTTTACATTTGAGGTGATAGCAACACGAAAACCACATATCATTGCCGCAGTTTTCACATTTGGAAGAGAAGATTTGATTCCAAATATGTTCCACAGTATTGTGAGTGACTTAAACTCCAAATTTCCAACAGAATTGGCAACCTTCAAATTCTATTTGGATCGCCACATTGAAATTGATGGTGATCACCACGGACATTTAGCGCTTCAAATGGTCAGTGAACTTTGTGGAGATGATGCCGAAAAATGGAAAGAAGCAGAAAAATACTCCCTTAAGTCACTTGAAATGCGCAAGCACTTGTGGGATGGGGTTTTTGATGAAATCAAGAAACATCAACTAGTATAA
- a CDS encoding LytR/AlgR family response regulator transcription factor: protein MRYTVIDDNEMDRMIIESFFKQHLDFELFGSFSDPIEAIHQLSNYPPDVLFLDIEMPNLNGIDFLRSLPKPPLCVFITSHPEFALDAFELFALDYILKPLTLDRFEAAVSRIKSFIDIREKALSYEHYLEDDTVIIQEGYNTHRILLSEILYLEALKDYTRIFTKNKSYITLGNISRILESFNTPQFKRVHRSFAINPRYINSIIENNILIGTNQIPIGKTYKSTVSEWKKSSF from the coding sequence ATGAGATATACAGTAATCGACGATAACGAAATGGATAGAATGATCATAGAATCATTCTTTAAACAGCATCTTGATTTTGAATTATTTGGAAGTTTTTCAGACCCAATTGAAGCTATTCATCAACTATCGAATTATCCGCCCGATGTGCTTTTTCTGGATATCGAAATGCCAAATCTAAACGGAATCGATTTTTTAAGATCCTTGCCCAAACCTCCCCTGTGTGTTTTCATTACCAGTCACCCCGAATTTGCATTGGATGCTTTTGAGTTATTTGCTTTGGATTATATCTTAAAACCCTTGACTCTGGATCGTTTCGAAGCAGCCGTTTCTCGCATAAAAAGCTTTATTGATATTCGAGAAAAGGCATTGAGCTATGAACATTATTTGGAAGATGACACTGTAATTATTCAAGAAGGATACAATACTCACCGTATTTTACTTTCCGAAATTTTATACCTCGAAGCTTTAAAAGATTACACCCGCATTTTCACCAAGAACAAAAGCTACATTACGCTTGGAAATATTAGTCGAATTTTGGAAAGTTTCAATACACCTCAATTCAAAAGGGTTCACCGAAGTTTTGCTATTAATCCAAGATATATCAATAGTATTATTGAAAACAACATCTTAATTGGTACCAATCAGATTCCAATTGGTAAAACATATAAAAGTACAGTCAGTGAATGGAAAAAATCTTCTTTCTGA
- a CDS encoding PCMD domain-containing protein encodes MSFELSNSETTANTVIDESNKKIFIYLNGAAYQNGVTPTISITKGATISPASGTHITFDQPVFYTVTSESGENKKTYQIEVVRIGSWTFNFENWETNPDNQYEYPVESDGIQLWSSANAGAALAGVNPSLGSYPTGSTTNGLNGTKAAKMATLAGTPTSEILGIHIIPGSIFLGDFNIINAFTDPLTATEFGQPYSAATPARFTGYYKYSPGPSFIDQNGTALPSETDKFSLYAVFYNGPDRLNGSTVNTSQQIIAKAIVPNGTPANTFVHFDIPFTFTGVTAGNSTQMAIIATSSYQGDQYRGAIGSELIIDSLRIIPE; translated from the coding sequence TTGTCTTTTGAATTGAGTAATTCTGAGACTACCGCCAATACCGTTATTGATGAGTCAAATAAGAAAATATTTATCTACCTGAATGGTGCCGCTTATCAAAACGGTGTAACTCCAACGATTTCGATCACCAAAGGAGCAACCATTTCTCCTGCTTCAGGAACACATATCACATTTGATCAACCAGTCTTCTATACGGTAACTTCAGAATCTGGAGAGAACAAAAAAACATACCAAATTGAGGTTGTACGAATTGGAAGCTGGACTTTCAACTTCGAAAACTGGGAAACAAATCCTGACAACCAATATGAATATCCTGTTGAATCTGACGGAATACAATTATGGTCTTCAGCAAACGCTGGAGCTGCATTGGCAGGTGTCAATCCAAGTCTTGGATCTTATCCGACGGGTTCCACAACTAATGGACTAAATGGAACCAAAGCAGCAAAAATGGCTACTCTTGCTGGAACTCCTACTTCTGAAATCCTTGGTATTCATATTATTCCTGGATCTATTTTCCTAGGTGATTTTAATATTATAAATGCATTTACAGATCCTCTAACCGCTACTGAATTCGGTCAACCATATAGTGCAGCAACACCAGCCCGTTTTACAGGTTATTATAAATATTCTCCTGGACCTAGTTTCATAGATCAGAATGGAACTGCTCTGCCTTCTGAAACAGACAAGTTTTCCCTTTATGCCGTTTTTTACAATGGACCAGACAGATTGAACGGATCAACTGTTAACACTTCCCAGCAAATTATCGCTAAGGCAATAGTTCCAAACGGAACTCCTGCCAATACTTTTGTTCATTTTGACATTCCATTCACATTTACTGGAGTAACCGCAGGTAATAGCACACAAATGGCAATTATAGCAACATCCAGTTATCAAGGCGATCAATATCGTGGCGCAATTGGAAGTGAATTAATTATTGACAGTTTAAGAATTATACCTGAATAA
- a CDS encoding T9SS type A sorting domain-containing protein: MKPILTLALTLSCLMANAQTTIEFRISTVNSDIADMDGFLQGDSDPNWQAEILDGTSLGSFDEEITANCPGVRTYNQTFGSRAYNCALPANFTFRWRAFEDDGWFFGEIIEASTGWQTVSIPAGGLNATTFTTIASYSATAAGDKCGGGNTVTWGVTLQYRVTGNLLTNTAPTAINASSPLIQTGQPVTLTQVGGTTTNGSAVYNWYTGGCNGTFIGTGATISPTVLAPTTYYVKSVGTCSTTCAQITINSSALGVSLSDYHYQCSDNEIDFYWSTENEEKNSHFLIQQMIDVDKWKTVAMVKGNGTTTISHRYESHLGNLTTTNDQYYRLVQVDFDGKETNYDPFYVACKSDSPTLTIYPNPNNGSWSIYPFEKDLQIRSIRNSVGKLVPFELNDGKIQLINPEAGTYFMELISKGQITIQKVVVQ, translated from the coding sequence ATGAAACCAATTTTAACCTTGGCGTTGACTTTGTCATGCCTAATGGCCAATGCCCAAACTACAATCGAATTCAGAATCTCCACTGTTAACAGCGATATCGCCGATATGGATGGATTCCTTCAAGGAGATAGTGATCCCAATTGGCAAGCCGAAATCTTGGATGGAACTAGTTTGGGGTCTTTCGACGAAGAAATCACCGCAAATTGTCCTGGAGTTAGAACATACAATCAAACATTTGGTTCGCGTGCTTACAATTGTGCTTTACCCGCAAATTTCACGTTTCGTTGGAGAGCTTTTGAAGACGATGGTTGGTTCTTTGGAGAAATCATTGAAGCAAGTACAGGCTGGCAAACTGTCAGCATCCCTGCTGGTGGTTTAAATGCAACTACTTTTACAACGATTGCTTCGTATTCCGCAACAGCTGCTGGAGATAAATGTGGTGGTGGCAATACCGTTACTTGGGGAGTAACTCTTCAATACCGTGTAACAGGAAATTTACTCACAAACACTGCTCCTACAGCAATTAATGCATCCAGCCCATTGATTCAAACTGGACAACCTGTAACACTGACTCAAGTTGGAGGAACAACTACAAATGGAAGTGCCGTTTACAATTGGTATACTGGTGGATGCAATGGAACTTTTATTGGAACTGGCGCAACTATCTCACCGACAGTTCTTGCACCAACAACTTACTACGTGAAATCTGTTGGAACTTGCTCTACAACCTGTGCACAAATAACAATCAATTCATCTGCTCTAGGTGTAAGTTTATCCGACTATCATTACCAATGTTCAGATAACGAAATTGATTTTTACTGGTCAACTGAAAATGAAGAAAAAAACAGTCATTTCTTAATTCAACAGATGATTGATGTCGACAAATGGAAAACAGTCGCTATGGTGAAAGGTAACGGGACAACGACAATATCTCATCGCTACGAATCTCATTTGGGTAATTTAACTACAACTAATGATCAGTATTACCGATTGGTACAAGTTGATTTTGATGGAAAAGAAACCAACTACGATCCGTTCTATGTGGCTTGCAAATCAGATTCACCTACATTAACAATTTATCCGAACCCAAACAATGGATCTTGGTCTATTTATCCGTTTGAAAAGGATTTACAGATTCGTTCTATCCGCAACAGCGTAGGTAAACTCGTACCTTTTGAACTAAATGATGGAAAAATTCAATTAATCAATCCAGAAGCTGGAACTTACTTTATGGAATTAATCTCGAAGGGGCAGATAACTATTCAAAAAGTGGTTGTTCAATAA
- a CDS encoding WG repeat-containing protein, with amino-acid sequence MKYIFFVFQFILITAAFSQSNRTYFLDYVEKDTVFMEWNLKVLGDKTEIRTYFDSPFASFDGVAIPAFRDVYYDELNNGVEVTWQDGLNWDILQVLQKNGTETKAAFYDVRLRKYWTPWMSQKLDQFYHINFNNETHLFVFVDENGFLNYVSSNGQYHPVTTSYSNIRPASGNFLIVTKKEGEEYLAELKDSTIVERFPISSYSTSSEYGDPFYISIGTNSAFQNSFHVFKKGNGKFGIFTTEGKLIDLDADTLVSGDYQQLVKYYRGNSIGAVNCFTGVRNESEYLDARFMPLGEAVVRTGPNNEGIIDDRGRAFVTDYLEMNISKKGGYEGISHYSNYETEDGRTLEQAYIPYEYKKLNYTLLTDYHPEYILAQNKSNKWGIIDGLNTTVYPFQYDEIQFLEVGFPFREFEPQGLTRIGKLHGVIDFRNRKELPAVFDEVKFVDEQVFRTRKATKFGMVDYQLNEQLTPIFDELFVEMFFESNWLIHAQKDGKWYNAVFYEGQIPNQNKLLQEAPCDLVINKLGFIKTEKGYDVIDLISHTYIARNASPMDYLDNQFFQLLNNQIIIIDSKGKNLYKESFTNIHFDVGNPYEITSSKNGVKWTYYTLKKDKRTFVY; translated from the coding sequence ATGAAATATATCTTTTTTGTTTTTCAGTTTATACTTATTACAGCTGCTTTTTCCCAATCGAATCGGACATACTTTCTTGATTATGTGGAAAAGGACACGGTATTTATGGAGTGGAACTTGAAAGTTCTGGGAGATAAAACTGAAATTAGAACTTACTTTGATTCTCCCTTTGCATCATTTGACGGTGTTGCCATTCCTGCATTCCGTGATGTTTACTACGATGAGTTGAATAATGGAGTAGAAGTAACATGGCAAGATGGATTAAATTGGGATATTCTACAGGTCTTGCAAAAGAATGGAACAGAAACGAAAGCCGCTTTTTACGATGTGCGTTTACGCAAATATTGGACTCCATGGATGAGCCAAAAATTGGATCAGTTTTATCACATCAATTTCAATAACGAAACACATTTATTTGTCTTTGTGGATGAAAACGGTTTCTTGAATTACGTCTCTTCAAATGGACAATATCATCCGGTAACCACTTCTTATTCTAATATTCGACCAGCCTCTGGAAACTTTTTGATTGTAACAAAAAAAGAAGGAGAAGAATATTTGGCGGAATTAAAAGATAGCACGATTGTAGAACGATTTCCGATTTCCAGTTATTCAACAAGCAGTGAGTATGGAGATCCATTTTATATAAGCATAGGTACCAATTCTGCTTTTCAAAATTCGTTTCATGTCTTCAAAAAAGGAAATGGAAAATTTGGAATTTTCACAACTGAAGGTAAACTGATTGATCTCGATGCAGACACACTTGTTTCGGGTGATTATCAGCAATTAGTGAAGTATTATCGTGGAAATAGCATTGGTGCGGTAAACTGTTTTACAGGAGTTCGAAATGAATCAGAATATTTAGACGCGCGTTTTATGCCTTTGGGTGAAGCTGTTGTTCGGACAGGACCGAATAATGAAGGGATAATTGACGATAGAGGAAGAGCATTTGTGACGGATTATCTGGAGATGAATATTTCCAAAAAAGGAGGATATGAAGGCATTTCTCATTATTCAAACTATGAAACAGAAGATGGAAGAACGCTTGAGCAAGCGTACATTCCGTATGAGTACAAAAAGTTGAACTATACGCTTTTGACGGATTATCACCCAGAGTATATTTTGGCGCAAAATAAATCGAATAAATGGGGAATTATTGATGGGCTCAATACAACTGTTTATCCTTTTCAATACGATGAAATTCAGTTTTTAGAAGTAGGCTTTCCTTTCCGAGAGTTCGAACCACAGGGATTAACACGCATTGGTAAATTGCATGGAGTAATTGATTTCAGAAACCGGAAAGAACTTCCAGCTGTTTTTGATGAGGTGAAGTTTGTTGATGAGCAGGTTTTCCGGACTCGAAAAGCCACTAAATTCGGAATGGTAGATTATCAGTTGAACGAGCAGCTAACTCCCATCTTTGATGAGCTATTTGTGGAAATGTTCTTTGAATCGAATTGGCTAATTCATGCTCAAAAAGATGGGAAATGGTACAATGCTGTTTTCTATGAAGGACAGATTCCAAATCAGAACAAGTTATTGCAAGAAGCGCCTTGTGATTTGGTTATTAATAAGTTGGGGTTTATCAAAACGGAAAAAGGATATGATGTGATTGATTTAATCAGTCACACCTATATTGCTCGTAATGCTTCACCAATGGATTATCTGGATAACCAGTTTTTTCAATTGCTAAATAATCAAATCATCATAATCGATTCCAAAGGCAAAAATTTGTACAAGGAATCGTTTACCAATATCCATTTTGATGTGGGGAATCCGTATGAAATTACGAGCAGTAAAAATGGTGTTAAGTGGACTTATTACACCCTGAAAAAGGATAAAAGAACCTTTGTTTATTGA
- a CDS encoding serine hydrolase, with product MKQILILLFTTTFIFSATSQSKEKKPDFAKRLSGIEKELNQVLVDQKVAGYSVAVVYKDKIIYSKGFGYRDLENKKPVTPNTLFAIGSSTKAFTSAILGQLEKEEKLKLKDLATSHLPQLSFKYDYLNTGITIRDMMCHRTGFSRFDYSWYFFNTSNRDSLISRVKYMEPTVKLREKWQYNNWMFLAQGMIAEKITEKTWEQNIQERFFTPLKMTHSNTDIFATQKDADASLPYTLDSKMSIKKMDYYNINGMGPAGSINSCANDMGNWVATWIMGGKFNESEIIPSSYVKDASSSQMVVRGGQPTDHSDIQFTNYGLGWFLESYRGHFLVEHGGNINGFSANVAFYPSDSIGIVVLTNQNGSEVPEIVRNFISDKLFALSPIPWNADAKKAKDEMMAEVKKLESKADTTSLQVKNTQPSHPLKDYAGYYSNDAYGNFTVVYENDTLKTFLAGEKMWMSHYHYDIFNLESVKKEDEEDESKFLLNFASASNGKIDRVSLDLDEPEKTTEFLRSTPKVELSNDDLTKYVGDYDLEGNTIKVYIKGKVLMVLVPGQPDYETASIGNDTFELTIAKGYSVKFTMDNGKSIAVVFQQPNGNFTAKRK from the coding sequence ATGAAACAAATCCTTATCCTTTTATTCACAACAACTTTCATTTTTTCTGCAACTTCTCAGTCAAAAGAAAAGAAGCCTGATTTCGCTAAACGTCTTTCGGGAATTGAGAAAGAATTAAATCAAGTGCTCGTAGATCAAAAAGTGGCAGGTTATTCCGTTGCCGTGGTTTACAAAGACAAAATCATCTACTCAAAAGGGTTCGGATACCGCGATTTGGAGAACAAGAAACCAGTTACTCCAAACACTTTGTTTGCAATCGGTTCCTCTACAAAAGCCTTTACGTCTGCAATTCTTGGTCAGTTGGAAAAAGAAGAAAAGCTGAAACTAAAGGATCTAGCAACGAGTCACTTGCCACAATTAAGTTTCAAATACGATTATCTCAATACAGGAATTACGATTCGCGATATGATGTGTCACAGAACAGGATTTTCGCGCTTCGATTATTCGTGGTATTTTTTCAATACCAGCAATCGCGACAGCCTTATTTCTCGTGTTAAGTACATGGAACCAACAGTGAAACTGCGGGAGAAATGGCAATACAACAACTGGATGTTCTTAGCTCAAGGAATGATTGCAGAGAAAATCACCGAGAAAACATGGGAACAAAACATTCAAGAGCGTTTTTTTACTCCATTGAAAATGACTCACAGTAATACGGATATTTTTGCGACCCAAAAAGATGCAGATGCCTCCCTTCCCTACACCTTGGATTCTAAAATGTCCATTAAAAAAATGGATTATTATAACATCAATGGAATGGGACCTGCGGGAAGTATCAATTCGTGCGCAAATGATATGGGAAATTGGGTTGCTACATGGATTATGGGCGGTAAATTCAATGAATCAGAAATTATTCCGAGTTCTTATGTGAAAGATGCTTCGAGTTCTCAAATGGTAGTTCGTGGTGGCCAGCCAACCGATCATTCAGACATTCAATTTACAAACTACGGATTGGGCTGGTTTTTAGAATCATACCGCGGACATTTTTTAGTAGAGCATGGTGGAAATATCAATGGTTTCTCCGCAAACGTGGCATTTTACCCTTCAGATTCTATTGGAATTGTAGTTCTAACCAATCAAAATGGATCAGAGGTTCCAGAAATCGTTCGTAACTTCATTTCAGACAAACTATTTGCTTTATCCCCAATTCCATGGAATGCAGATGCGAAAAAAGCAAAAGATGAAATGATGGCAGAAGTAAAAAAATTGGAGTCAAAAGCCGATACAACTTCTCTTCAGGTTAAAAACACACAACCTTCTCATCCATTGAAAGACTATGCTGGTTATTACTCCAACGATGCTTACGGAAACTTTACCGTTGTATACGAGAACGATACCTTGAAAACATTTTTAGCAGGAGAGAAAATGTGGATGAGTCATTATCACTACGACATATTTAACTTAGAATCAGTTAAAAAAGAGGATGAAGAAGACGAATCTAAATTTCTTCTCAACTTTGCAAGTGCATCTAATGGCAAAATAGACCGTGTTTCCTTAGATTTAGATGAACCAGAAAAAACAACCGAATTCCTGCGAAGTACTCCAAAAGTTGAACTATCTAATGACGATCTAACGAAATATGTTGGAGACTATGATTTAGAAGGAAATACCATCAAGGTTTATATCAAAGGAAAAGTGTTGATGGTTCTTGTTCCCGGTCAACCCGATTACGAAACAGCTTCTATTGGAAATGATACTTTCGAATTAACTATTGCCAAAGGTTATAGTGTGAAATTCACAATGGATAATGGCAAATCAATAGCCGTAGTTTTCCAACAACCAAATGGAAACTTCACTGCAAAACGCAAATAA
- a CDS encoding VOC family protein, with the protein MTKEIWLNLPVKDVEASRNFFTAIGFTAKLEQSAPEERACIQAGKSIIMLFPDAILKQFNGGLEKNDTSKTAQILISFDAETREEIDELAQKVKKAGGNVFSEPSEIQGWMYGFTFADLDGHRWNGLHMDLSKTD; encoded by the coding sequence ATGACAAAAGAAATTTGGCTGAATTTGCCCGTAAAAGACGTGGAAGCTTCCCGAAATTTTTTCACAGCAATTGGATTTACTGCAAAACTGGAACAATCTGCTCCTGAAGAAAGAGCTTGTATTCAAGCAGGAAAATCTATAATCATGCTTTTTCCAGATGCTATTTTGAAACAGTTCAATGGTGGTTTGGAGAAGAATGACACCTCAAAAACAGCCCAAATACTCATTTCCTTTGATGCTGAAACTAGAGAAGAAATCGATGAATTGGCTCAAAAAGTAAAGAAAGCTGGAGGGAACGTTTTTTCAGAACCCTCAGAAATTCAAGGATGGATGTACGGATTTACTTTTGCAGATTTGGATGGACATCGCTGGAATGGACTCCACATGGATTTATCAAAAACAGATTAA